One Phragmites australis chromosome 23, lpPhrAust1.1, whole genome shotgun sequence DNA window includes the following coding sequences:
- the LOC133906598 gene encoding isoflavone reductase homolog gives MEKSRVLVVGGTGYIGRRIVRASLAQGHPTYVLMRPEIGLDIDKLQMLLSFKAQGARLLEASLDDHASLVAAVAQVDVVVSAMSGVHFRSHNLLLQHKLVEAIKEAGNVKRFIPSEFGCDPSRMGHALEPGRVSFDEKMEIRRAIEEANIPHTYISANCFAAYFCPNLCQMRTLLPPKEKVCVYGDGNVKVIFVDEDDVGTYTIKCVDDPRTLNKTIYLRPRENILTQNEVIMNWEKLSGKILEKIHIPAEEFLASMKDMDFASQVGVGHYYHIFYEGCLTNFDIEDGADATLLYPEVQYTCMEEYIKRYV, from the exons ATGGAGAAGAGCCGGGTCCTCGTCGTGGGCGGCACCGGCTACATCGGCCGGCGGATCGTGCGGGCGAGCCTGGCGCAGGGCCACCCAACGTACGTCCTTATGCGGCCGGAGATCGGCCTCGACATCGACAAGCTCCAGATGCTGCTGTCCTtcaaggcccaaggcgcccgCCTCCTGGAGGCCTCGCTCGATGACCACGCGAGCCTCGTCGCCGCCGTGGCGCAGGTCGACGTGGTGGTTTCGGCCATGTCCGGGGTGCACTTCCGCAGCCACAACCTGCTGCTGCAGCACAAGCTCGTCGAGGCTATCAAGGAGGCCGGGAACGTCAAG CGGTTCATACCATCAGAATTTGGCTGTGACCCATCAAGGATGGGGCATGCTCTTGAACCAGGAAGGGTTTCATTTGACGAGAAGATGGAGATTAGAAGGGCAATAGAAGAGGCAAACATTCCCCACACCTACATTTCTGCTAACTGCTTTGCTGCTTACTTCTGTCCTAACCTCTGTCAAATGCGCACTCTTCTGCCGCCCAAAGAAAAAGTTTGTGTATATGGAGACGGCAATGTCAAAG TGATATTtgtggatgaagatgatgtgggaACATATACAATTAAGTGTGTTGATGATCCTCGAACCTTGAACAAGACAATATACCTAAGACCACGAGAAAACATCCTCACCCAAAATGAGGTGATCATGAATTGGGAAAAGCTATCTGGAAAAATTCTTGAGAAAATCCACATTCCTGCTGAAGAATTCTTGGCTTCAATGAAAG ATATGGACTTTGCCTCTCAAGTCGGAGTTGGACACTATTACCACATTTTCTATGAAGGTTGCTTGACAAACTTTGACATTGAGGATGGGGCAGATGCTACTCTGCTATACCCTGAGGTTCAATATACCTGCATGGAAGAATACATAAAACGATATGTGTAA